CGCGCCGAGTGCTGCGAATACCTTGAACAGCTTTCCTCGATTAGCCTTTAAAGAGATAGTAGCCAAAACTATGTATGCAAGCACTGCACCTAATTTCTCGGTGACCCAAGGATCGATGAAGGGATATTGTTGAATGGTGAAACACAAGGTCAAACCAGATAATAAGAGTAGTGTATCGATGACATGGGGAGCGATTTTAAACAGCTTCTTGTCCATGATGGGAGACTGACGCATATGAAGCACGAAACGGACGATAAAAAACAATACACTAGCGGCTACGAAGGTCAAATGAATATGCTTAATAGCAGGATAAAGACTGTTTAGACTTTCCATTAAAATCTCTTATTAGATTAACAAAGGCGGTAGTGTACCTGATCCCCTTCCCCATCTCCAATAGCACGATTAGCCTAGTGCTAATTTCTACATTTTCGATGAGTTTTACTTGTCGAATAACAAGTTTCAAATATCTTTTGGAATTGGGTTCATTGGGCTGGTTTGGTATTTGGTTGTTATCTGGTAAGCATGGCTTCATTGGCATTTATTGCTTGCAGCAGGTGCTGTAAATGGATTTGCTAATGTCGTGATCACATGGATGTGAATGAACGACCTTTAGTGCAAACACTTCTGCGACACGCCATAGGGTTAACTTGCCGGATAACAAGTTTCAAATATCTGTTGGAATTGGGTTCATATAGCTGGCTTGATATTTGGATGTCACCTGGTAAGCATGGCTTTATTGGTATTTATAGCCTGCGGCTCGCTAAATGTGCAAACACTTCTGTGACCCGCCGCAAGCACGGTCCCTGTGGGCTCTGCCGTGACCTCCATGTCACGGAAGGTCACAGCCGCGTTCACACCTGTTCTTGTTTCGAGAAAGTTGCTTCTTCGATTTGAGTTTACTGGCTAGCAACACGTTTCTGGACAGAAATGAGTTAGGTTATTGGATTTAATTAAACTGACATTGATCAAAAAAAGTATTTTGGTTTATTTGAAACCCCTAATTATCTCCAAGCATATGTAGATGATTTATATACGACTAAGGCGAGGGGTGAAGTGCATCGCTACAGGCCTTACCTTTGCACCATTGTCCACAGTTATGCAGTTTTTTGAAAGCACACATAGCATCCCAACGACCACTAATACCACTGTATTGGCGGCGAAACTCTTTCGCTGAGGTGATCCAAGCCTCGGGCGCTATGCCAAGTTCATTGAGTAATTTAGGTTGGCTTGAGTCAATAAACCCTTTCTTATCAGACCTAATGGCTCTGCCAGTCCAATCGATAAGTTGTAAATAATCACAGAAATGAAATGGGATGCCTGGTTGAGTCGCTAGATGGGCAGCACCATCGAAATTGGCAAGTGGTTTGAGTGGTTCACACGAGGTTGATACTGATTTATCATCATCTGGTTTAGTGTTTTTATCAGAAGTACTTAGCTCGGCAATGCGCTCCTGAATAGACGTATAATCAGATGCTTGGAGTGTGTTAGCAATTCCCGCTCTAATAGGGTTTAAATCAACATACATCATGCATGCCAGGAGTGCTTGTTCATCGAGTAAGGCTTGGCTTTTAAAACGACCCTCCCAAAAAGCCCCTTTACATTCATCCTCACGATTGGCCCTACGGGCAATCTCTTCATTAAGACAGCGCATAAACCAAGAGATACTGGATAGACGTTCATGCCATTCAGCCAATAACCCATCGAGTAGTAACCGCTCACCCTCGATTAAGGCATCGCCATTCATGTATTTAGTTGCTACGTCATGTCCTTTCGTCACCTTACACCATCGACTAATAACCTCACGGTTACTCAATGACTTGGCTTTGTCGGTATCTATTTTAAGGACTAAATGATAGTGATTATTCATCACCGCATAGGCACAGATATCAATACAAAAAATAGCAGATAGGGCTTTAACTTTTTCGACAATCCACCCGCGTCGATGCTCATAGCTTTTACCTGTGAGTTTATCCTCTCCGCACAAAAAAGCCCTTCTAACACAACGATTTATTATGTGGTAAAACGGAGTCGATTCTGCATCGATAAGGATTCGTCGAGCTGAAGTCATAATCGTTATCCTGAACAAAACGAAGTTGAGGTAACTTAAAGGTTAGTAGAGGATGTGTTAAAGCACAAAAGATATGGCTGTCCCGTCTTTTGTTGACTCCAACATTAGCCATTTTTTGTGAAATAATCGTTTCGTATCCAGGGTTAGCTCCGGTTGCATTCAGTATAATGTCAAAGACATTAGCAATTTTATCGTCAACAGTTGCGCCATTCAAAGTATCTGTAAGAGTAAACTCTGCATTCGGATCTGATTTAAAAGTTCGCCAATGGTCAGTAAGGATTTTTCGCATTTCAATCGTTGAAGAACTTGCAGTATATGTTCCGTTAGCCTTCGCTATTTGAACATATGTTTCAATATCCGAAATAGCTTGATTCATTTCAATTAGGGCTGCCCCCATGTTAATTGAGTTAACACCAAACCCCTCTTTTAATAATGCTTCAAGATTTTCCTCTAACTGCAAATTAAAGCCTATACCAATAGTCGGTAACCCAATACCATCATCATAAACCTTAGTGGTTGAACCTTCAAAAAGCTTAATGAACTCATATCGTAACCTGATATACTCAGCATCGCTCAATCCATGTAATTTAATCATTTTCGTTAATTATTCCCTTAATTATTTATCTTTGATAATGGTTGTAACTTGCACAGGCTAGTACCAGCTTGTAAGCCTATAATATCTTTATGAGTTTGTTTGTTAGTGACGTTGCGATGGTATGCAGGAGTGAACTCTATAATTGACACATACGTTCGCATATCAGAATAGCCATATATTTTTCCCTTATAGAGGAACAACTCACCATGAGATACTGCTCCTACTTGAAAATGAGCAGCCAAATCACCTTCACTATTTAAAACATAATTATTATTGATATAACCATATCGAGGATTTCTATAAGAGGCCACTAAGACCCTGTCTAACGTACCTTCATTATTAATATCAATATTGGTTATGTAAATCTGCATTTCATTATTTAAATTATTCTTTATACCTTCCATTTGTTTAAACCAGCCTTCATAGCCATCCATGCCGAATTTATCTTTCAGTAAAGATTGTATGCTAGCCCTAATGTAATACTCCTCACTGGCAAGTACTTTTGGGGGAGCCCTAAAAACAACATTACCTTCTGATATAAAATACCTAGGCCTAGACAAGTAAAGTTGTACATTTTCATTTAAATGATTTAAAAAATCTTGACATACTTCTCTCTCGATACCTTTTTTAATAAAAAAGTGAGACGAAGGACTTGTTTCTACTTCCACTTTACTAAAGCTAGTCGAGGGGAGTAGACACATGATAAAACCTATAAATATAATTCTATTACATAATGTACTATTCATTATCACACCCATCTTAAAGTTCACTTAATACAACAACTAACGCTCTCGCGCCCCTTCACTCACTCCGCGCATTACTGGTGCTAATATAAACTCCATTAATCGTCGGGTACCCGTTTTAATCTCTACCGTGACTGACATGCCGGGTTTTAACTTAACTCACTTGCCATCAGAATGATTGTGGTGCTCACCCTCTGATAATTTTAAAATATTTAAAATATTTAAAATTAAATCAACTTCATTTTGATACGATCTACCAGTTAAATTTACAGTAGTTAAAGCCATTCTCACTCTCCTTGTTTAATGCTATTTATACCCGATACCACGCAATATGCGTTTTTCCTTTCGTTTTTCAAGACCGCCGTGACTCCAAGACTGACATGTAAATAAGCGTGCATTTTCTTTACGCTTTAGCATATTATCTCTGGCAGCTATATAGGTCGTAACTGGGTTACCAGCAGCATCATTTAGCTCAGCGTGCGCGTTATAATTGTCGTGTAAAACCCCTAAAGACATAAATAATTCCTTTTAAAAAATAAAGTTTAAATGCATCGTTTAAATTAGTTAGCTACGATAAATCTGCTTTCAAAAAAGCAAGCAGGAAGAATATCTTTTTCATTACCTAGCATCATAACCGCCACTTTGATAGAGGAGTTGTCTTTGATAACAGAACGAGTTGCGAGGATATAGTAACGATCATTAAACTCAATAAGCTCATATATCACTTGTGAGCCAAATGTCTTTATAAGGTCACCCGATTTCAGGCCATCAAATTTTTTCCATTGCCAAGAAAACTTGGAAACATTATCCAACTCTCGCTGTTTCATCATAAACTCACCAAAACGGGAATACTTTTCAGTGTCATATGGAGCAGAAAGCAGGTAAAAAGAATGCACCCACACACTAGATAAATATCCGGTAGAACGATAAATAAATTCATCAACTCCATCTTTATTCAAGTCAACTACGAACTCCTCAACACGCGATGAGTTTGAATTTTTCCCGCTCATAACAGTTCTCGGAAAATTTAACTCCGTTTGTATCAACATTTCAGGTAAACCCAAATTGACTAAGCCTTCTTCTCCCTTTCTAAGGTTCTCCTTGTTTTTAAAAAAGCCATGCTTTCTAGGTTTGTTAATACTCGCTAAAATATTTACACAAACATCTTTATTTATTGCAGACTCAAGCAGGTAGAAAGAGTTAGCCTCTCTCAATTTAATTAATTTCATTCGAGTTTTAACGGGAACAGTATTAAAATCTGCCTGCCCGCCCCCCTCAATTTCTTTCGCCGAATACGCACCGAAGCTCACGTCCACATAAAAAAAGCAACAAAATACGCTGATCAAAATCACTATTCTTTTTCTTTTCCTGTCATTCATAATTATCATGCTCTATATATTAGTTTCTCTAATAACTGATGCAGATAGAGTAATGCCCGCTTGAGTCTGGACTATATTCTCCCAATCCGGTTTTAGAACATATAAACCGTTACTATTAAGCACCAACAACGCATAACCATAACCAATTGTCGGAATACCCTTGCCATCGGAGTGATTGGGGTGCTCACCTTCAGCTAATTTTAAAATATTTAAAATTAAGTCAAGTTCATTTTGGTACGAGGGACCAGTTAAATTTACGGTAGTTAACGACATTCTCACTCTCCTTGTTTAATGTTTTTATACCCGACACCACGCAATATGCGTTTTCCCTTTCGTTTTTCAATACCGCCGTTATTCCAAGACTGACATGTGAATAATCGAGTTCATATTCATAAGCAAGCAAACCACGGCTTGGTGATATCACAATGCCAAAACCAAAATCACCTCGATTAGTCGGTGCTGACTTACCACCAACGTACGAACATTGATTTACATCCCATAAATCTACATAAGGTAAAGTAATTTCTTCAAAGTCGATAATATTGGGCGTTTTAATGTTAAAAGGATAATGTGCACCACTTGGCATTATGCCAACATAAGCCGATTGATTAAGGCTAAACTTATAAAGATAATACGGTGGCTGCATCTCAAAAGAGCGAATTTGACTCCCGTCAATATATTCTATTTGTTTTATTTTAAAATCAGTGCAAGCAGCATTGCCATTCATGTAATCAATTAAATCATCATTGCTTGGAAGTATTACTGTTGGATGAATAACTTTTACTTCACCTTGTATAAATTCATCGACTATCGAATCGCAAACATCAGGGTAAGTTATCTTCTCTGCAATAGTTTCTCTATGAGTCGACAACAAATGAATAAACTCATCGAACTTCCCCCATGGGCTAGACACATCAGTTTTTTCAGGAATCTCGCTTGACATACACTCCATTGAAAAAAACACGCAAATTATGTAAAATAAAGTCTTATTAGTCATCACCAACTCCCTGTTGAATAGCTTGTGTTTTAACAAAATAACAAATATCTTGTGTTTCGTTTGAAGGTTGCCCCGTACTGAGTAATCTAGGTTGATTTTCAATTTTTTCTGCATCGTAAGAGGGGATAAATTTAACGATAGCAATAGCATTTTTTTCATCTATACTTTGGTTAAATATAAATTCTTGCCCAGTAATGCGAGTGTCAACGTTACCAAATGATGCAATGTAGTAGGTTTTATCTAGCAATAAAGGGCGTATATATGGATCTGACAGATTTGGCCAACTATGACTAATAGCCCCCGTTGTATAAACGGTTTTTCTTTTAATAGGGTATTCCTTAAGAACATAGCTATTGGTAAATCTACCTACATAGCCTATTGCTGGGCTAAACTGTTGGTCGCTTTTAGCTCCTCTT
This portion of the Shewanella violacea DSS12 genome encodes:
- a CDS encoding SirB2 family protein, translating into MESLNSLYPAIKHIHLTFVAASVLFFIVRFVLHMRQSPIMDKKLFKIAPHVIDTLLLLSGLTLCFTIQQYPFIDPWVTEKLGAVLAYIVLATISLKANRGKLFKVFAALGAIAWVVYAAKIAIFKQAVLMV
- a CDS encoding transposase — translated: MTSARRILIDAESTPFYHIINRCVRRAFLCGEDKLTGKSYEHRRGWIVEKVKALSAIFCIDICAYAVMNNHYHLVLKIDTDKAKSLSNREVISRWCKVTKGHDVATKYMNGDALIEGERLLLDGLLAEWHERLSSISWFMRCLNEEIARRANREDECKGAFWEGRFKSQALLDEQALLACMMYVDLNPIRAGIANTLQASDYTSIQERIAELSTSDKNTKPDDDKSVSTSCEPLKPLANFDGAAHLATQPGIPFHFCDYLQLIDWTGRAIRSDKKGFIDSSQPKLLNELGIAPEAWITSAKEFRRQYSGISGRWDAMCAFKKLHNCGQWCKGKACSDALHPSP